Proteins from a single region of Corvus hawaiiensis isolate bCorHaw1 chromosome 6, bCorHaw1.pri.cur, whole genome shotgun sequence:
- the LOC125326878 gene encoding prolactin-releasing peptide receptor-like, whose protein sequence is MAQLPNDSWHNGSAALFTGLDLLLELKPLFIPLYATLVVVACIGNLFLILLIALTKKLHCTTNFLIGNLAVADFIMCLACVPLTVSYAFEERGWLFGTFMCHFVTLLQAATVFVSVLSLTAIAIDRYVVVAYPIRRRISRRACIGLVACIWLLSIVASVPTSLHTHYLDLNAIGHDMIICEEFWKHEERERLLYSCLMLLLSYMLPLLAVSVSFCAITYHLRRRNVPGTAHCCQDKWTRTKHKTFRVLTVSVVCFAVCWLPLQVVNFIRDIDEEFTILDKRYVNVIQVSCHLIAMSSACYNPFIYASLHDKFWFHLSSYFYRKKQSSRTMSCKASRFNTCSTLADAPARASDKIALQSRLP, encoded by the coding sequence ATGGCTCAGCTGCCCAATGACTCCTGGCACAATGGCTCGGCCGCACTCTTCACCGGCCTGGACCTGCTCCTGGAGCTGAAGCCACTCTTCATCCCGCTCTATGCCACGCTGGTGGTGGTGGCGTGCATCGGGAacctcttcctcatcctcctcattgCCCTCACCAAGAAGCTGCACTGCACCACCAACTTCCTGATCGGGAATCTGGCGGTGGCCGACTTCATCATGTGCCTGGCCTGCGTCCCCCTCACTGTGTCCTACGCCTTCGAGGAACGGGGCTGGCTCTTTGGCACGTTCATGTGCCACTTTGTCACCCTGCTGCAGGCTGCCACTGTCTTCGTGTCGGTGCTGTCCCTCACGGCCATCGCCATCGACCGCTACGTGGTGGTGGCGTACCCGATCCGCAGGCGGATCAGCCGCAGGGCCTGCATTGGCCTTGTGGCCTGCATTTGGTTGCTCTCCATCGTGGCCTCCGTGCCCACCTCGCTGCACACCCACTACTTGGACCTCAACGCCATCGGCCATGACATGATCATCTGCGAGGAGTTCTGGAAGCACGAGGAGCGGGAGCGGCTGCTGTACTCATgcctgatgctgctgctgtcctaCATGCTCCCGCTGCTGGCCGTGTCCGTCTCCTTCTGTGCCATCACCTACCACCTGCGCAGGAGGAATGTGCCGGGCACTGCCCATTGCTGCCAGGACAAGTGGACCAGGACCAAGCACAAGACCTTCCGGGTGCTCACCGTTTCCGTGGTCTGCTTTGCCGTCTGCTGGCTGCCTCTGCAGGTGGTCAATTTCATCCGGGACATTGACGAGGAGTTCACCATCCTGGACAAGAGGTACGTCAATGTCATCCAGGTCTCGTGCCACCTGATCGCCATGAGCTCTGCCTGCTACAACCCCTTCATCTACGCCTCCCTCCACGACAAGTTCTGGTTCCACCTCAGCAGCTACTTCTACCGCAAGAAGCAGAGCTCCAGGACCATGTCCTGCAAGGCTTCCCGCTTCAACACCTGCTCCACCCTGGCAGATGCTCCCGCCCGGGCCTCGGACAAGATAGCTTTGCAATCCAGGTTACCTTAG